One Myxococcota bacterium DNA segment encodes these proteins:
- the murJ gene encoding murein biosynthesis integral membrane protein MurJ → MNPTNNIVPEVEGEISPILSKGEPTAFAQLTKHAGIVALCTAISRFAGLARDMVTAHLFGATAVMDAFNIAFTIPNTLRSFVAEGALTVAFIPVYTEVRSQQGLEAAKQFYRSVLGILLVVLTGLVLLGILGASGLVYAFASGFAERPEQMALATQLTRWMFAYVFFISLVALSMGVLNAHKHFMTPAASPILLNLAMIACAWGLHSYFAQPVYALAAGVISGGILQLLAQAPALAKRGLLLRPSFQWNSAPVRKLMRVLLPSVFGVAIYQINLMVLRQLGSYLPPGQITCYSTADRLMQVAFGIFAISIATATLPAMSEHTASGKIDRQKLVDTWHFSTKLTNFITFPAAFGLAIIGLPIVSVLFFHGAYDWHSTRLTALATMAFAPGLISVAFSRTTVQAFYALKDMKTPVIIAGVTLVLNFCLGLSLMRYEVVGLAASLTLSSFVQTMLLLVCLRFKIGKLGVRSMLGSMARQLICAATMGLVAYEICSFGEWTRGPTLANVGLMGGAVFAGILVYGILSLVMQSEEARQLKGLITKRIKH, encoded by the coding sequence ATGAATCCCACCAATAATATAGTTCCTGAAGTCGAAGGCGAGATTTCTCCCATATTGTCTAAAGGCGAACCAACTGCTTTTGCCCAACTCACCAAGCACGCAGGCATCGTGGCGCTATGTACCGCTATTTCGCGTTTTGCTGGCCTTGCCAGAGATATGGTGACAGCACATCTATTCGGCGCGACAGCGGTCATGGATGCCTTTAACATCGCTTTTACGATCCCTAATACTTTGCGCAGTTTTGTCGCTGAAGGCGCTTTAACGGTCGCCTTTATCCCCGTGTATACCGAAGTTCGCAGCCAGCAAGGTTTAGAGGCTGCGAAGCAGTTTTACCGTTCTGTTTTAGGAATCTTGCTGGTTGTCCTAACAGGGCTGGTCCTATTGGGCATCCTCGGCGCCTCGGGCTTGGTCTATGCTTTTGCAAGCGGCTTTGCAGAACGACCAGAGCAAATGGCTTTGGCCACGCAGCTAACCCGATGGATGTTTGCCTATGTTTTTTTCATTAGCTTGGTTGCTTTAAGCATGGGCGTCTTAAATGCACATAAGCATTTTATGACGCCGGCCGCATCACCAATTTTATTAAATCTGGCCATGATTGCTTGCGCTTGGGGTCTGCACAGCTACTTTGCCCAACCGGTTTATGCCTTGGCAGCGGGCGTTATTTCAGGCGGCATCTTGCAGCTTCTAGCGCAGGCACCCGCTTTGGCAAAAAGAGGCCTTCTGCTTAGGCCATCGTTTCAATGGAATAGCGCGCCTGTTAGAAAGCTGATGCGCGTTTTATTGCCTTCGGTATTTGGGGTGGCCATCTATCAAATTAATTTGATGGTTTTGAGGCAGTTGGGCAGTTACTTGCCGCCGGGACAAATCACTTGTTACAGCACGGCGGATAGGCTGATGCAGGTTGCCTTTGGAATTTTTGCCATCTCGATTGCAACGGCCACTTTGCCAGCGATGAGCGAACACACGGCGTCGGGCAAGATCGATCGGCAAAAGTTGGTGGACACCTGGCATTTTTCAACGAAGCTGACCAATTTCATCACCTTCCCGGCAGCGTTTGGGCTGGCAATTATTGGCCTGCCAATTGTATCAGTCTTATTTTTTCATGGCGCTTATGATTGGCATAGTACGCGTTTAACAGCTCTAGCCACGATGGCTTTTGCGCCTGGATTAATCAGCGTGGCATTTTCTCGTACGACGGTTCAAGCGTTCTATGCCCTGAAAGACATGAAAACGCCGGTGATTATTGCTGGCGTTACGCTGGTTCTTAACTTTTGCCTGGGCCTGTCTTTAATGCGCTATGAAGTCGTTGGGCTGGCGGCTTCGTTGACCTTGTCGAGTTTCGTTCAAACCATGCTGCTGCTAGTTTGCCTTCGCTTTAAGATTGGAAAACTGGGCGTGCGCAGCATGCTCGGGTCGATGGCTCGCCAGTTAATTTGCGCTGCAACCATGGGGCTCGTTGCGTATGAGATTTGCAGCTTCGGTGAGTGGACCCGCGGGCCCACACTGGCCAATGTTGGGCTAATGGGTGGCGCTGTTTTCGCTGGGATCCTAGTCTACGGCATCTTAAGCTTAGTCATGCAGTCCGAAGAGGCCCGTCAACTTAAGGGCTTAATAACAAAACGGATCAAGCACTAA
- a CDS encoding 30S ribosomal protein S1, with protein sequence MRTQEETLSFEDLLNESYARDEVLEGEIVSATVLAINKDFISVDIGYKSEGLIPADEFPSINGEIQIKVGERVDVMVESREDDSGRLILSKDKADRVKVWDDISLACERNEIVEGTVTGRVKGGLQVDIGVRAFLPGSQVDLRPIRNLDKMIGERFQFKVIKFNRKRGNIVLSRRALLEKEREEKRGMTLQHLSEGAVLDGIIKNMTDYGAFVDLGGVDGLLHVTDMSWGRIQNPSELFQVGSVVKVKVLKYDPEHERVSLGIKQIQEDPWLSVQQEFPVGTQVSGKVVSLTDYGAFIELKPGVEGLIHVSEMSWTKRVKHPSKIVNIGDQVNAVVLDIDQESKRISLGMKQVEPNPWSLLEEKYPVGTVIRGAVRNITDFGIFIGIEEGIDGLVHISDLSWTHRVKHPSEIFQKADEVEAVVLNIDVENERFSLGIKQLHEDPWGRIPHVYPRGARVKGTVSKVTDFGAFIEIEPGIDGLCHVSEFAEEHIENAHEFVKPGDEVEVMIIDVDPEERKIGLSMKAVKKAEKGFDYRTYLAQQSAAAAKPVKSSMGTLGEALKGFNVTGE encoded by the coding sequence GTGAGAACCCAAGAAGAAACCCTATCATTTGAGGATTTGCTAAACGAAAGCTACGCCCGAGACGAAGTTCTCGAAGGCGAAATTGTCTCTGCTACCGTACTGGCTATTAATAAAGATTTTATCTCGGTCGATATCGGCTACAAATCGGAAGGATTAATCCCTGCCGATGAGTTTCCAAGCATCAATGGTGAAATCCAAATTAAAGTTGGCGAGCGTGTTGATGTGATGGTTGAGTCACGTGAAGATGACTCCGGCCGTCTGATTCTAAGCAAAGACAAAGCAGATCGCGTGAAGGTATGGGATGATATCTCACTTGCCTGCGAGAGAAACGAAATTGTAGAAGGAACCGTAACAGGCCGCGTTAAAGGTGGCCTTCAAGTTGACATCGGCGTTCGGGCATTTTTGCCAGGAAGCCAAGTTGATTTGAGACCAATCCGCAATTTAGACAAAATGATTGGCGAGCGGTTCCAGTTCAAAGTTATCAAATTTAACCGTAAACGCGGCAATATTGTCCTCAGTCGTAGAGCATTGCTAGAGAAAGAACGCGAAGAAAAGCGCGGAATGACTCTGCAGCACTTGTCTGAAGGTGCGGTATTGGACGGTATCATCAAGAACATGACCGATTATGGCGCGTTCGTTGATTTGGGCGGCGTTGACGGATTGTTGCACGTCACCGATATGAGCTGGGGTCGTATTCAAAACCCATCCGAGCTCTTTCAAGTTGGCAGCGTGGTCAAAGTTAAAGTGCTTAAATATGACCCAGAACACGAACGTGTTTCTTTGGGCATTAAGCAAATCCAAGAAGATCCATGGTTGTCCGTTCAGCAAGAATTCCCAGTGGGAACTCAAGTATCCGGCAAAGTGGTTTCTCTCACAGACTACGGCGCATTTATCGAACTGAAACCAGGTGTTGAAGGTTTGATCCACGTGTCTGAAATGTCATGGACCAAGCGCGTCAAGCACCCATCCAAGATCGTGAACATTGGCGATCAAGTAAATGCGGTTGTTTTGGATATTGACCAAGAAAGCAAACGTATCTCCCTCGGTATGAAGCAAGTGGAACCAAATCCATGGAGCCTGCTTGAAGAGAAATACCCAGTTGGAACGGTTATCCGTGGCGCTGTCCGCAACATCACTGATTTCGGTATCTTCATCGGCATCGAAGAAGGCATCGACGGCTTGGTACATATCAGCGATTTGTCCTGGACACATCGCGTCAAGCATCCTTCTGAAATCTTCCAAAAAGCTGACGAAGTCGAGGCAGTGGTTCTGAATATCGATGTGGAAAACGAACGTTTCTCACTTGGTATTAAGCAACTACACGAAGATCCATGGGGACGTATCCCACATGTGTACCCACGTGGTGCTCGCGTGAAGGGAACCGTTTCCAAGGTAACTGATTTCGGTGCATTTATTGAAATCGAACCAGGTATTGACGGTCTTTGCCATGTTTCTGAATTTGCCGAAGAACATATAGAAAACGCACATGAATTCGTGAAGCCAGGCGATGAAGTCGAAGTCATGATCATCGATGTGGATCCTGAAGAACGCAAGATCGGTCTGTCCATGAAGGCAGTGAAAAAAGCAGAAAAAGGCTTTGATTACCGCACCTACTTGGCACAGCAAAGCGCTGCAGCAGCGAAACCTGTGAAAAGCAGCATGGGAACCCTCGGCGAAGCTCTTAAGGGCTTTAACGTAACCGGCGAGTAA
- a CDS encoding aminoglycoside phosphotransferase family protein — translation MNILKSWQHLEPGQPELITVGNINQTYKVKLNNGFGVLQKLHPVFAPEVNVDILNVTDYLAQHHFHTQKLLKTDSGDLWALEESQCWRMLTYVEGHTFDEVKNPELGFSAGQLVGRFHKALSEFDYEYQSVRSNVHNTPAYLERLERNLKEGSAHPLFESVSGIAHELIKEARSLPDLWAMPARHSHGDLKISNIIFDSKQEADCLIDLDTLGKMPWPIEMGDAFRSWCNPLGENQAVTAFDMEVYRAALEGYKEHAWKLWSKAERNSLKAGIKLIPLELCARFLIDIFEDHYWKWDPERFECRADHNWLRAQSQWNLFKDIQRKL, via the coding sequence ATGAATATTCTAAAGTCTTGGCAGCATCTTGAACCCGGGCAACCGGAATTAATTACCGTCGGCAATATTAACCAGACTTATAAGGTGAAGCTGAACAACGGCTTTGGTGTTCTTCAAAAGCTTCACCCAGTTTTCGCACCTGAAGTGAACGTTGATATTTTAAACGTCACCGATTATTTAGCGCAGCATCATTTTCACACCCAAAAGCTTCTAAAAACCGATTCTGGCGATCTTTGGGCATTGGAAGAGAGTCAGTGTTGGCGAATGCTTACCTATGTGGAAGGCCATACCTTTGACGAAGTTAAAAATCCCGAACTTGGCTTTTCGGCCGGCCAACTGGTAGGGCGCTTTCATAAAGCGTTGTCTGAATTTGATTATGAATACCAGTCCGTTCGAAGCAATGTGCATAATACTCCTGCCTATTTGGAGAGGCTGGAGCGCAACCTCAAAGAAGGCAGTGCGCATCCTCTGTTTGAATCTGTTTCAGGCATCGCTCATGAGCTAATCAAAGAAGCCAGGTCACTGCCCGATCTCTGGGCAATGCCAGCGAGACATAGCCACGGCGATTTAAAAATCAGCAATATTATTTTCGATTCCAAGCAGGAGGCGGACTGCCTGATCGATCTTGATACACTGGGCAAGATGCCCTGGCCTATCGAAATGGGAGACGCATTTCGATCCTGGTGTAACCCGTTAGGTGAAAATCAAGCTGTTACCGCCTTTGATATGGAAGTCTATCGGGCGGCTCTGGAAGGCTACAAAGAACACGCTTGGAAGCTCTGGAGCAAGGCTGAGCGAAACTCGTTAAAAGCAGGCATCAAGCTTATCCCCCTCGAGCTTTGCGCTCGCTTTCTAATAGACATTTTCGAAGATCATTATTGGAAGTGGGACCCAGAAAGATTTGAATGCCGAGCCGATCACAATTGGCTTAGAGCGCAAAGTCAGTGGAATCTTTTTAAAGATATCCAGAGGAAGTTATGA
- the ald gene encoding alanine dehydrogenase, with protein sequence MIIGCPSEIKVKEYRVGLVPAAVKALTADGHTILIQKNAGIGSGISNEQYQAVGAEIIDSAEEVWERSQIICKVKEPVPSEYPLMRAGQILYTYLHLAANIELTEALLAKKVSAVAYETIQVGHTLPLLKPMSEVAGRMSIQVGAWCLEKHQGGKGLLLGGVTGVPRAKVTILGGGVVGLQAAKVAIGMGAVVRLLDTNTDRLEYLDHIFSERLQALYSTPYSIAEAVMDADLVIGAVLIAGAKAPKLVTRELIGQMGKGSAIVDVAVDQGGCVETMRPTTHDNPIFEVDGIIHYGVANMPGAVARTSTFALAQATLPYLRLLAGVGLVEACKQNPHFALGLNTHQGYLTYEAVAHAHGLAFHEYSKVLAAS encoded by the coding sequence ATGATTATTGGTTGTCCGTCGGAAATTAAAGTAAAAGAATACCGTGTTGGACTTGTTCCAGCTGCAGTCAAAGCCTTAACTGCCGACGGACATACCATATTAATACAAAAAAATGCCGGAATTGGATCTGGCATTTCAAATGAACAATACCAAGCTGTTGGTGCAGAAATAATTGATTCTGCCGAAGAAGTTTGGGAACGCTCTCAGATCATCTGTAAAGTGAAAGAGCCCGTGCCATCTGAATATCCTCTGATGCGCGCTGGGCAAATTCTTTACACCTACCTGCATCTTGCAGCAAACATAGAACTCACCGAAGCGCTATTGGCAAAGAAGGTTTCTGCTGTTGCCTATGAAACCATTCAGGTTGGCCATACCTTACCGCTCCTCAAACCCATGAGCGAAGTGGCAGGCCGGATGTCGATTCAAGTAGGCGCATGGTGTTTAGAAAAGCACCAAGGTGGCAAAGGCCTATTGCTTGGAGGCGTCACAGGCGTGCCTAGAGCAAAGGTTACGATTTTAGGAGGTGGCGTTGTAGGCCTGCAGGCGGCCAAAGTGGCTATCGGAATGGGCGCGGTAGTGAGACTACTCGATACAAACACCGATCGCCTTGAATACTTAGACCATATTTTCTCTGAGCGTTTACAAGCGCTATATTCAACCCCATATAGTATCGCCGAGGCAGTCATGGATGCCGATCTCGTGATCGGCGCGGTTTTAATCGCAGGTGCAAAAGCGCCCAAATTGGTGACTCGCGAGCTTATTGGGCAAATGGGCAAAGGCTCAGCCATTGTAGATGTTGCCGTAGATCAGGGCGGGTGTGTGGAAACCATGCGACCAACCACCCATGATAACCCGATTTTCGAAGTCGACGGCATTATTCACTACGGTGTTGCAAACATGCCTGGCGCCGTTGCACGCACCAGCACTTTTGCATTGGCGCAGGCCACTTTGCCCTACTTGCGTTTGCTTGCAGGTGTAGGTCTAGTAGAAGCATGCAAACAAAATCCGCACTTTGCACTGGGATTGAACACGCATCAAGGCTATCTTACTTATGAAGCAGTCGCTCATGCGCATGGATTAGCCTTTCATGAATATTCTAAAGTCTTGGCAGCATCTTGA
- the rseP gene encoding RIP metalloprotease RseP, protein MGILAGLLLLCILVVVHEFGHFWVAKMLGVRVLTFSVGFGPKLVKTVRGGTEYALSLFPFGGYVKMLGESPDEELTPEEKKKSFLGQPLWKKSLIALAGPFFNLILPLFLFFGIAVGSQEIYKPVIGQVIEDKAAFNAGLHAGDLVLAIDNKPIQTFGDLVKQVSAHPNQKLAFEVDRDGEKKVIDVTPDAEPDPNPLHKNKTIGRIGVALGDNPQTGRIQVGVFEAMRLAVVQTVDIIELTLLSLWMLVSLEVSPKELGGPLMIIGVASQAATQGLAYYLQLMALISVNLGLLNLLPVPVLDGGHLLMFAIEGATGRPLSTRVRQILTQAGMFLLLGLMALALFNDVLRLVK, encoded by the coding sequence ATGGGTATACTAGCTGGTCTATTACTTCTCTGCATTTTGGTTGTCGTCCACGAATTCGGTCATTTCTGGGTCGCCAAAATGTTAGGCGTCCGAGTTTTGACCTTTTCGGTGGGCTTTGGACCCAAATTAGTTAAAACCGTTCGCGGTGGCACCGAGTACGCCTTAAGCCTGTTTCCTTTCGGCGGCTATGTCAAAATGTTGGGCGAATCGCCCGATGAAGAGCTGACGCCTGAAGAAAAGAAGAAAAGCTTTTTGGGTCAACCCCTTTGGAAAAAATCGCTCATCGCCTTGGCCGGCCCTTTCTTCAACTTAATATTGCCACTGTTTTTGTTTTTCGGTATCGCGGTTGGCTCTCAAGAAATTTACAAACCTGTGATTGGCCAGGTAATTGAAGACAAAGCTGCTTTCAATGCAGGTTTGCATGCTGGCGATTTGGTCTTGGCGATTGATAATAAGCCAATCCAAACCTTCGGCGACCTGGTTAAGCAAGTATCAGCGCATCCGAATCAAAAACTGGCATTTGAAGTTGACAGAGACGGCGAAAAGAAAGTTATCGATGTTACGCCGGACGCTGAGCCGGATCCAAATCCGCTCCATAAAAATAAAACCATCGGTCGCATCGGTGTGGCTTTGGGAGATAATCCGCAAACAGGAAGAATTCAGGTCGGTGTTTTCGAAGCGATGAGACTGGCTGTCGTTCAAACCGTGGATATTATTGAGCTGACTTTGTTGTCACTGTGGATGCTGGTGAGCTTGGAAGTATCTCCGAAGGAATTGGGCGGCCCGCTAATGATTATTGGCGTTGCAAGTCAAGCGGCGACTCAGGGCCTTGCTTACTATTTGCAGCTCATGGCTCTGATCAGCGTTAACTTGGGCTTGCTTAACCTGCTGCCGGTTCCGGTATTAGATGGTGGTCATTTGCTCATGTTTGCGATCGAAGGTGCCACCGGCCGTCCGTTATCTACCCGGGTACGACAAATCCTCACTCAAGCAGGAATGTTCTTGTTGTTAGGTTTGATGGCCCTAGCACTATTCAACGATGTACTCAGGCTCGTTAAGTAA
- the tilS gene encoding tRNA lysidine(34) synthetase TilS — protein sequence MQTKTRRLIQPIWNTLDAYFSPYSATGLLLCVSGGSDSRALMEAVAHWPGRFERIYVASVDHATRSETPFEASAVCARAKALGFDSHRLTLLPSEKKDEASLRQRRYDAIWQLAQELGVSAIATAHTQDDQAESFVMDLMGLGGGPEGAGMLAISPPFEKGGQGGFRIIRPLLNFSRAYLIAVLTALNVNDYFVDPTNLKGEGRRVQVRDFLALHQAPKPRLALLAEKRRLDMDALKTLSEDLVSIEPDQVKVRLPANISESIKFQALKIGLSKFLPYNDNRSAGQVLAQIAHMDSEKKTFDISGCKISVCNQQATFSLHGFSSN from the coding sequence ATGCAAACGAAGACAAGACGGTTAATTCAGCCTATTTGGAATACCTTGGACGCCTATTTTAGCCCTTATTCGGCTACAGGTTTACTCCTATGCGTCAGCGGCGGGTCTGACTCCAGAGCCCTCATGGAAGCGGTGGCTCATTGGCCCGGCAGATTTGAGCGTATCTATGTTGCAAGTGTGGACCATGCCACCCGGTCAGAAACACCTTTCGAAGCCAGCGCTGTTTGTGCGCGTGCGAAAGCTTTAGGTTTTGATAGCCACAGGCTAACTTTACTGCCTAGTGAGAAAAAAGACGAAGCAAGCCTAAGGCAGCGCCGCTACGATGCCATCTGGCAGTTAGCCCAAGAGCTAGGCGTAAGTGCCATCGCGACCGCGCACACCCAGGACGACCAAGCTGAAAGCTTCGTTATGGATCTCATGGGCCTAGGCGGCGGACCCGAAGGCGCGGGCATGCTTGCAATCTCACCCCCCTTTGAAAAAGGGGGGCAGGGGGGATTTCGCATTATCCGTCCACTACTAAACTTCTCCCGCGCCTACCTCATCGCAGTCCTAACTGCCCTTAATGTTAACGACTATTTCGTAGACCCCACGAACCTCAAAGGCGAAGGCCGCCGCGTCCAAGTACGCGATTTCTTAGCCCTTCACCAAGCGCCGAAGCCCCGCCTGGCGCTTCTGGCTGAAAAAAGGCGTCTGGACATGGATGCTTTGAAGACTTTGTCGGAAGACTTAGTTTCTATCGAGCCCGATCAAGTTAAAGTTAGGCTCCCCGCGAATATCTCTGAGTCCATCAAATTTCAGGCCTTAAAAATCGGCTTAAGCAAATTTCTGCCGTATAACGATAACCGGTCTGCAGGTCAGGTACTAGCGCAGATTGCTCATATGGATTCCGAAAAAAAGACCTTTGACATTTCCGGTTGTAAAATATCGGTTTGCAACCAACAGGCAACTTTTAGCCTTCACGGTTTTAGTTCAAACTGA
- a CDS encoding TlpA disulfide reductase family protein has translation MNLETAKAIFFWFALTLIGCLIAFQLYKRDQLYMQQIDVTPKAAPDFMLDDVQLSKLKGKTVLLHFWATWCEPCRAEMPLLANLSKRVKDLVILAVAVDSTKADVERFFGPQRPGFPVLLDLKHQVASLYGISQFPETLLIGPDGMIRALYIGPQDWDQFELKP, from the coding sequence ATGAACTTAGAAACTGCCAAAGCCATCTTCTTTTGGTTCGCTCTCACACTCATCGGCTGCCTGATCGCCTTTCAGCTATATAAGCGCGATCAATTGTATATGCAGCAAATCGATGTAACGCCCAAAGCAGCACCTGATTTCATGCTGGATGATGTGCAACTTTCGAAGCTTAAAGGGAAAACCGTGCTGCTCCATTTCTGGGCAACTTGGTGCGAGCCCTGCAGAGCGGAAATGCCATTGTTAGCCAATCTAAGTAAACGGGTAAAAGACCTGGTTATCTTGGCAGTGGCTGTGGATTCAACCAAAGCGGATGTGGAGCGATTCTTCGGACCTCAAAGACCTGGGTTTCCAGTGCTTTTAGACCTTAAACATCAAGTTGCCAGTCTATATGGAATCTCGCAGTTTCCGGAAACGCTGCTTATTGGGCCCGATGGTATGATTAGAGCGCTCTATATTGGCCCGCAGGATTGGGATCAGTTTGAACTAAAACCGTGA
- a CDS encoding HAD hydrolase family protein, with protein sequence MSLKFFLLSFSACSFAFSICNLLEPDNLQAPKGFSHRANSALTWLAPHHSSSDILTTIGHDVDLNAKFSYGPLSTDLIDEEIEIWIDTCSNKLQHLGSFKTNADGRVSQKFSAAHLPKEGSFRIWAKVVGDNTLTNLTLRILKEGTKLAVFDIDGTLTHSNVNQSLRNGSVEATQKVKKMGLEILYLTGRHYVLTNYTRHFLAESGYSDGTLILGQSLQEIVPSNSNVGEFKANRLLGLKALGFIIERAYGNDTTDIFAYLKAGISPQQIYIAGPHGALENTIALGEDFLNHLALIVF encoded by the coding sequence ATGAGCTTAAAATTTTTTCTCCTTAGCTTTTCTGCCTGCAGCTTTGCTTTCAGTATCTGCAACTTGCTGGAGCCGGACAATCTTCAAGCACCAAAAGGTTTTAGCCATCGCGCCAATAGCGCTTTGACTTGGCTTGCGCCGCATCATAGCTCGTCCGATATTTTAACAACCATTGGGCATGACGTGGATCTAAACGCCAAGTTCTCGTATGGCCCGCTCAGCACAGATTTAATTGATGAAGAAATCGAAATCTGGATTGATACTTGCTCAAATAAACTTCAACATCTTGGATCTTTTAAAACCAATGCCGATGGACGCGTGAGTCAAAAATTCTCTGCGGCGCATTTGCCCAAAGAAGGCTCATTTAGGATTTGGGCAAAAGTGGTCGGGGACAATACGCTCACCAATCTCACACTGCGTATTCTCAAGGAAGGAACCAAATTGGCAGTATTCGATATTGATGGCACCCTAACCCACTCCAACGTTAATCAGTCGTTACGAAATGGCTCAGTGGAAGCCACTCAAAAAGTAAAAAAAATGGGCTTAGAAATACTATATCTTACTGGCCGTCACTATGTTTTAACAAACTACACCAGGCATTTTCTTGCAGAGAGTGGGTATTCAGACGGAACGCTTATATTGGGGCAGTCTCTGCAAGAGATTGTGCCTAGCAATAGCAATGTGGGGGAATTTAAAGCCAATCGTCTATTAGGCCTAAAGGCGCTGGGATTTATTATCGAAAGGGCCTATGGCAATGATACCACTGACATCTTTGCCTATCTCAAAGCAGGTATTTCCCCTCAGCAAATCTACATTGCTGGGCCTCATGGTGCACTGGAAAATACCATCGCTTTGGGAGAAGACTTTTTAAATCACTTAGCTTTAATCGTTTTTTGA
- a CDS encoding proton-conducting transporter membrane subunit, whose protein sequence is MTIALIILLAAAFTCLVLESLSWIETKNHIVLTGILSVGGAVYFLLPSPEFAARPVSLAACTIVALMSILLYTSQLQYSKSKRSEAYALILVIYALLLWISVTTNLVQLTILSSLSNMLLVGLTAFRGNKRIASEIAVKFVILALFVFCLLCLAITISQGQNAKLGLCVTWISLLLLIGATPFFNVHVDYLDGAPPFASVLLLGSMLIGVGSFMVQMTNAGLDMRLQQVLLSFAGASVLIPPFLALDQQRIGRSIAYLCMTQVGVLLLLCLFKVPRVEIFFLHIALATPGAFAGVRFWKHANSSEKNWEDYAGAGRKHPYVGLSWLFILSSLAGAPLTLGFWIYLQLAESAHQFGMPWLLALIVLAIVVSMIPVARLGVFMFAKPTGFEMIRHHQPRQGFVIVLCALLVLSAKFMCYWLPTAYELKIFSP, encoded by the coding sequence ATGACAATAGCGCTCATCATACTCTTGGCCGCTGCGTTTACATGTCTGGTATTGGAGTCTTTGAGCTGGATTGAAACTAAAAATCATATTGTGTTGACTGGTATTTTAAGCGTTGGTGGTGCGGTTTATTTTTTGCTACCCTCGCCGGAGTTTGCTGCGCGGCCAGTCTCGCTGGCGGCGTGTACCATCGTAGCGCTCATGAGCATCCTTTTATATACTTCTCAACTGCAGTATTCCAAATCGAAAAGGAGCGAAGCCTATGCCTTAATTTTAGTGATATACGCTCTGCTTCTCTGGATTAGCGTGACCACCAATTTGGTTCAACTGACGATACTGAGCTCGTTAAGTAACATGCTGTTGGTTGGTCTGACCGCGTTTCGAGGCAACAAACGGATTGCATCGGAGATTGCTGTTAAGTTTGTTATTTTGGCGCTATTCGTTTTCTGTTTGCTGTGTCTGGCGATCACAATTTCGCAGGGGCAAAATGCCAAGCTCGGGCTTTGTGTTACTTGGATTTCTTTATTGTTACTCATTGGCGCTACGCCATTTTTTAATGTGCATGTCGATTATTTAGATGGTGCGCCACCCTTTGCTTCGGTCTTGTTACTGGGCTCGATGTTGATTGGCGTTGGCTCGTTTATGGTGCAAATGACCAATGCCGGCCTTGATATGAGACTGCAACAAGTGCTCCTTAGTTTTGCTGGCGCTTCGGTGCTCATTCCGCCATTTTTGGCCTTGGATCAGCAACGCATCGGGCGCTCGATTGCATATTTATGCATGACCCAAGTTGGTGTGTTATTGCTTTTGTGTCTGTTCAAAGTGCCTAGGGTTGAAATATTCTTTCTGCATATCGCTTTAGCAACCCCGGGGGCGTTCGCGGGCGTCAGGTTTTGGAAGCACGCCAACAGTTCGGAAAAAAACTGGGAAGACTATGCGGGTGCGGGGCGCAAACATCCGTACGTGGGCTTAAGCTGGCTTTTTATTCTAAGTTCGTTGGCTGGCGCACCGCTTACGCTGGGATTTTGGATTTATTTGCAATTGGCCGAATCGGCGCATCAATTTGGAATGCCTTGGCTATTGGCGCTCATCGTTTTGGCCATTGTGGTATCGATGATTCCGGTTGCCCGTCTCGGTGTATTTATGTTTGCCAAACCCACTGGTTTTGAAATGATCAGGCATCATCAACCCCGACAAGGCTTTGTCATTGTGCTGTGCGCTCTCCTCGTGCTTAGCGCCAAATTCATGTGCTACTGGCTACCTACGGCATATGAGCTTAAAATTTTTTCTCCTTAG
- a CDS encoding OmpH family outer membrane protein: MRLMILTALFAACNLQAEMKIAVIDLEKTVNNVTDGQAAKVKLQEEFKKKQELLDSKQAELKKLQESFQSKAAVMTEQARQEKGMELQTKFGEAQQLYATMQEEMVKKQRDVMGDIIKKANPIIQDIAKAEGYSVVLNKNEATVLYVTPELDITNTVIKRYNTANPVKAKNQKTIKAK; the protein is encoded by the coding sequence ATGCGTTTGATGATTTTAACCGCCCTATTTGCAGCTTGTAACTTGCAGGCAGAGATGAAGATCGCTGTTATCGATCTAGAGAAAACCGTTAACAATGTTACGGACGGTCAGGCTGCTAAGGTCAAGCTTCAAGAAGAATTCAAGAAGAAGCAAGAGCTATTAGACAGTAAGCAAGCCGAGTTGAAAAAGCTGCAAGAATCATTTCAGAGCAAAGCAGCCGTCATGACCGAACAAGCTCGTCAAGAAAAAGGCATGGAGCTTCAAACCAAATTTGGTGAGGCCCAGCAGCTTTATGCAACCATGCAAGAAGAAATGGTCAAAAAGCAACGCGATGTCATGGGTGATATCATCAAAAAAGCAAACCCCATTATCCAAGACATTGCTAAGGCTGAAGGCTATAGCGTGGTGCTAAACAAAAACGAAGCAACCGTTTTGTACGTGACGCCTGAGCTAGATATCACCAACACCGTCATCAAACGCTACAATACCGCCAATCCAGTAAAAGCTAAAAATCAAAAAACGATTAAAGCTAAGTGA